DNA from Bordetella genomosp. 13:
ACGCTTCGCCATTGCGGCGCCGCAGCTGCATGCTGCCCGAGGCGATCCTGCCGCCGCCATACTCGACCAGGCGCATCAGCGACAGCGAGGTCACCGACTTGCCCGAGCCCGATTCGCCCACGATGGCCAGGGTCTCGCCGCGGTCGACGTGGAAGGAGACGTCGCGCACGGCTTCTACCACGCGCGACGGAGTGTTGAAGCGCACTGTCAGGCCATCCACCTGCACCACGCGCCTGTTGTCCATGCTTGCCATCTTGCTTACTTCTCCTGGCGCGGGTCCAGGGCATCGCGCAGCCCGTCGCCCAGCAGGTTGAAACCGAGCACCGCCAGGAAGATGGCCGATCCGGGGAAGATCGACATCCACGGCGCCTGCGTCATGAAATTCTTGGCCGTGTTCAGCATCGAGCCCCACGACGGATTGGGCGGCTGCAGGCCCAGGCCCAGGAACGACAGGCTCGCCTCGGCGATGATGGCCGTGGCGATGGTGATGGTGGCCTGCACGATGAGCGGCGGCATGACATTGGGCAGCACGTGGCGGCCGATGATGCGCAGGTCGGACGCGCCCAGCGCGCGGGCGCTCTGGACGTAGTCCTCGTTCTTCACCGCCAGCACCTGGCCGCGCGTGATGCGGATGAACTTGGGCGCGGCCGACACGCCGATGGCCACCATGGCGTTGACCAGGCTGGGTCCCAGGAAGGCCGCCAGCGCGATCGCCAGGATGAGGAACGGAATGGCCAGCAGCGCCTCGGTGCAGCGCGAGATCACGCTGTCGGTCCAGCCGCCGAAATAGCCGGCCGCCAGGCCGAACGGCACGCCCACGATGAGCGCGATGACCACCGACACCAGGCCCGCCATCAGCGAGGCGCGCGCGCCGTACAGCAGGCGGGTGTAGATGTCGCGGCCCAGTTCGTCGGTGCCCAGCCAGAACGACGCCGAGGGCGCCTTGCGGATGGTCATGAAGCTGGTCTGGAAGGGATCGTGCGTGGCCAGCCACGGCGCCAGCAGCGCCATCAGGACGAACAGCAGCACGATGCCGGCGCCCAGCATGGCCACGCGGTTGCGGCGGAACTTGCGCCAGGCGCGGTTGCCGCTGCGCGGCGGAACGACGGGAGGCGTCGCGGCGGCGGCGGCCGTTGCGGTTGCGGTGTTCATGCTCATGCGTGCCTCAGCCGGGGATTGACCAGGATGTACAGGATGTCGGCCAGCAGGTTCATCACGATGAAGCCCACGGCCACGCACAGCACCACGCCCTGCACCACCGCATAGTCGCGATTGAAGACGGCGTCGACGATGAGCTTGCCGAAGCCCGGAATGGTGAAGACCTGCTCGGTAAGCACCGCGCCCGCCAGCAGTTCGCCGAACAGCAGCGTGACCAGCGTGACGATGGGCATCAGCGCGTTGCGCAGCGCATGACGCAGCACCACGGCGCGCGGCGATGCGCCCTTGGCGCGCGCCGTGCGCACGTAGTCGGCGCTCAGGGCTTCCAGCATGGCCGAGCGGGTGTGCCGCATCAGGTAGGCCGCGATGGCGGTGGACAGCACCAGCGAGGGCATCAGCAGCGTCTTGAGGGACAGCCACAGGTCTTCGCTGGGCGGCACGTAGCCGGAGGCCGGCAGCAGCTGCCACTGCACCGACACCAGCATGATCAGGATGATGCCGAGCCAGAAGTTGGGGATGGACATGCCGGACAGCGCCGCCACGTTGGCGCCCATCTCGAGCGCGGTGCCCTTGCGCACGGCGGCGATGATGCCCATGGGGATGCCGATGATCACGGCGAAGAACATGGCCATGACCGACAACTGCAGCGTCACCGGCAGCTTCTGCGCGATCAGCGAGAGCACCGGCACGTCGGTACGCATGGACTTGCCCAGGTCGCCCTGCAGCACCTGGCTGATCCAGGCGCCGTACTGCACGGGCAGCGGGTCGTTCAGGCGGTACTTGTCGCGCAGGTAGTCGAGGACGGCGGGGTCGCGCTCTTCGCCCGCCAGGGTCAGCACCGGGTCGCCGGGCAGGATCTTCTGCAACATGAAGACCAGCATCGACACCAGCACCAGGGTCGGAATGGCGACGACCACGCGGCGCAATATGAGTCTTAGCATAGGTAAACCACGAAAAAGAAAACGGGCCGTCCCGCTCGCGGATACGGACGGGACGGCCGCACTACAGGCTCATTTTGCCGCCGGGCCGCCCCAAGGCAAAATGCGCCCCCTTGGGGGATGAGCCTGGACATGGAACAGTCCTTGAGGACTGTTCCATGCCTGGCGAATCCGAGCGGCTTGCAAGCCGCGAGGTGGACAGCAAGCCGAAGGCGCAGCGCGGGGGCATCATTTTGCCGCCGGGCCGCCCCAAGGCAAAATGCGCCCCCTTGGGGGGCAGCAAGCCGAAGGCGCAGCGTGGGGGCATCATTTCACGAGCGTCACGCCCCTCAGGCGGATCATGCCGTCGGCATAGGGCTTGAAGCCCACCAGGTTCTTCGTCATGGCGAAGGGCCAGGGCTGGTAGTACACGTAGAAGTTGGGCTTGTCCTGCTGCAGGATGGTCTCGGCCTGGTCGTATAGCGCTTTGCGCTTGGCCTGGTCGGGCACGCGGCGCGCCTCGTTCAGCAGCCTGTCGACCTCGGGATTGCTGTAGCGCCCGTCGTTCTGCGAGCCCTTGCTGGACAGGAACTGATGCACGTTGCCGTCCGGATCCACCCGGCCCGACCAGCCGCGGATCGAGGCCTCGAAGTTGCCCTGCAGGTTGCCCGACAGCAGCGCGGCATAGTCGGTGGGACGCAGGTTCAGCTGGATGCCCGCCTCGCTGGCCATGGCCTGCACCATCTCGGCGATGGCCGCCGTGGTGGTGTTGTTGCCGTAGGCCAGTTCGCCCTTCACCGTCGTGACGCCCGCTTCCTTCAGCAGCGCCTTGGCACGGGCCACGTCGCGCGCCGGCACCGGGAACTTGTCGCTGTGGTAGGGGCTCGCCGGCGGGAACGGCTGGCTGGCGGGCGTGAACAGCCCGCCGCCGATGACTTCGTTGATGGCGTTGCGGTCGATCGACAGCTCGAACGCCTTGCGCACCCGGGCGTCCTTGAACGGGCTGTTCTCGGCGCGCGGGCCATTGCCGATGTTAAAGATGATCTCCTGGAAGCCCAGGCCGTCCACCGACTCCAGCTTCAGGCTGGCGTCGCCCTTGACCTGGGCCACGTCGGAAGGATTGAGGCGCTCGATGAGCTGCAGGCCGCCGGCGCGCAGGTTGGACAGCCGCACCGTGGTATCGGGCACCGGCAGATACACCAGGCGCGAGAAGTGGAAGTCCTTCGCGTCGTAGTACTGGTCGAACTTCTCGAGCACGATGCGATCGTTCTGCACGCGCTGCACGAACTTGTACGGACCCGAGCAGACCGGCGTGCGGGCCACCGATCCCTGGTCGGCGAAGGTGGCCGGCGACAGCATCATGCCGGCGCGATCCGACAGGTTGGCCAGCAGCGTCGCGTCGGGGGCCTTCAGCGTCAGCACCAGCGTGCTGGCGTCGGGCGCGTCGACCTTCTCGACCGAGGCCAGCTCGCTCTTGCGCATGCTGTCCTGCAGGGTCAGGGCGCGGTCCAGGTTGGCCTTGGCGGCCGCCGCGTCGAACTTGGCGCCGTCATGGAACACCACGCCGTCGCGCAGCTTGAACGTCAGGACCTTGTTGTCCTCGCTCCACGACCACGACCGGGCCAGCTGCGGCACGAACTGCAGTTTGGCGTCGAGATCGATCAGCTTGTCGCACAGCGACGTGAAGACCAGGCGGCTGACATAGGTGCGCGCCCGGTGCGGGTCCAGCACGTCCACGTCTTCCTGCAGCCCGATGCGCAGTTCCTGCGCGACGGCCGCGCCGCAGGCCCCGGCCAGCAGCACGGCGCCCAGGATGGCGCCGGCACGTTTGTGTTTCATCATTCACTTACCCCTTCTTGTCGCGCGCCCATCGCCGTGGGCGCTTCGCTTGAAAAACCGCGGAGTCCTCGAGTGCTTCGAGGACCCGGACATCGTCGATATCAGAAGCCCACGGCCTGACCGTCGCGACGCGTATCGCTGGCCGCGACGTAGCCGGTTTCGTTGTCGTTGGCCGACATGCGCCAGATGAACTGGCCGGCGCCGAAGTCCATGTAGGGATCATCCACCGACTTCAGCGCGTGGCCCAGGTCTTTCAGGCCCGCCACCGTCTGCGCGTTCATGTTGGACTCGACGTCCAGCGTGAAGTCGCGGTTCACCTTCCAGCGCGGCGCGTCGCACGCGGCCTGCGGCTGCTGGTGATAGTCGATCATGCGCACGACCGTCTGCAGATGGCCCTGCGGCTGCATGTCGCCGCCCATCACGCCGAAACTCATCACGGGACGGCCGCCCTGCGTGAGGAAGCCAGGGATGATGGTGTGGAACGGGCGCTTGCCGCCCTCGACCACGTTGGCCGACTTCGGATCCATCGAGAAGCCCACGCCGCGGTTCTGCATGCTGATGCCGGTGCCCGGCACCACGATGCCCGATCCGAAACCCATGTAGTTGGACTGGATGAACGAGATCATCATGCCGTTCTCGTCGGCCGCCGTCAGGTAGATGGTGCCGCCGGCGTGCGGACGGCCGGCCTGGAAGTGCGTGGCCTGGTCCAGCTTGATCAGCCTGGCGCGGCTGTCCAGATAGGCGTCGTCCAGCATCTGCTCGGGCGTCACTTCCATGCTGCGCGGATCGGCCACGTAGCGGTACAGGTCGGCGAAGGCGAGCTTCATGGCCTCGATCTGCACGTGCTGCGATTGCACCGAGTCCACCGGCATGGAAGCCAGGTCGAAGCGTTCGCAGATGCCCAGGGCGATCAGGGCCGCGATGCCCTGACCGTTCGGCGGAATCTCGTGCAGCTCGTAGCCGCGATACGACTTGGAGATGGGGTCGACCCAATCGGGGCGATAGTTGCGCAGGTCCTCCAGCGTCATCGCGCCGCCATGTTCCTTGCTGAAGGCGGCGATGCGCTCGGCCAGCTCGCCTTCATAGAAATCGCGGCCGCGGCTTTCGGCGATGCGGCGCAGCGCGAAGGCGGCGTCCTTGAAGCGGAAATGCTCTCCCACTGCCGGGGCGCGGCCATTCGGCATGAAGGCCTGGGCGTAGCCCGGCTGGCCCGACAGTTCCTCGGCGGCGGCAGCCCACTTGTGCGCCACCACCGGCGGCACGGCGTAGCCGCGCTCGGCGATCTCGATGGCCGGTTCGAACAACTGCTCGAAAGGCAGCTTGCCCAGCTTCTCGTGCAGGGCGGCCCAGCCGGCCACCACGCCGGGCACCGTGGCGGCGTCCCAGCCGCGCTTGGGCCGGTTGGCCAGGCCGTCGGCGCCCGTGCCGTACTTGCGCTTGAAGTACTCGACGTTCCAGGCGGCGGGCGCGACGCCCGAGGAGTTCAATCCGTGCAGGCGCTTGCCGTCCCAGACGATGGCGAAGCAGTCGCCGCCCAGGCCGCAGGACACCGGCTCGACCAGCACGATGGCGGCGGCCGCCGCGATGGCCGCGTCCACGGCGTTGCCGCCCTTGAGCAGCATGCGCAGCCCGGCTTGCGCCGCCAGTGGATGCGAGGTGGACACGACGTTGCGGGCGAACAGCGGAATGCGATACGAGGGATAGGGATTGGCCCAATCGAAGGATTTCATGCGGCGGCTCTGCGGATGAACGGAAGCGGAACCGGCCAAGTTACTCCCGTGATTTAATTAAATCAATTTGAATATTTTTTCTGTCATTAAAGATTTTTTTATGAGCACCATACGCTTCATGCGGACCTTCCTGGCGGTGGCGCATCATGGCTCGTTCTCGGAAGCCGCCGAGCAGGTGGCCTTGACGCAGGCGGCCGTCAGCTTCCAGATGCGCTCATTGGAAACTGAGCTGGGCCGCGAACTGTTCGACCGCAGCGGCCGGCTGGCGCTGCTGAACGCCGCGGGCCGCGAGCTGTTGCCCGAGATCAAGCATCTGCTGGACCTGTACGACCGCCTGCGCCGGCCGCGCGGGGCGGCGGACGAGCTGGCGGGCTCGGTTTCGGTGGGCGCCATCGTGTCCTGCATGGGCACGCTGTCCAAGGTGGTGTCCGGCATGAAGCGCGACCATCCCGGTCTGGACGTGCGCCTGTTCTCCGGCAAGGCCAGCGAGCTGGCCGGCAAGGTCGAGGCAGGCGACCTGGATGCCGCCTTCGTCGTCGAGGCCGGCCGCAAGATGGCCAGCACGCGCTGGACCACGCTGTATGAAGAGCCGCTGGTCGTGGTGGCCCCCGCCTCGACGCGCGGCGACGACCCGCGAACCGTGTTGACCAGCCATCCCTTCCTGCGTTTCGACCGCACCCAGCGCACGGGCCTGCAGATCGACCGGGTGCTGCGCCGGCTGGGCGTGTCGGTGCACGACTTCCTCGAACTGAACGCGATCGAGACGCTGGTGGAGCTGGTGCGGCAGGAGGTCGGCGTGGCCCT
Protein-coding regions in this window:
- a CDS encoding ABC transporter permease; translated protein: MNTATATAAAAATPPVVPPRSGNRAWRKFRRNRVAMLGAGIVLLFVLMALLAPWLATHDPFQTSFMTIRKAPSASFWLGTDELGRDIYTRLLYGARASLMAGLVSVVIALIVGVPFGLAAGYFGGWTDSVISRCTEALLAIPFLILAIALAAFLGPSLVNAMVAIGVSAAPKFIRITRGQVLAVKNEDYVQSARALGASDLRIIGRHVLPNVMPPLIVQATITIATAIIAEASLSFLGLGLQPPNPSWGSMLNTAKNFMTQAPWMSIFPGSAIFLAVLGFNLLGDGLRDALDPRQEK
- a CDS encoding ABC transporter permease, giving the protein MLRLILRRVVVAIPTLVLVSMLVFMLQKILPGDPVLTLAGEERDPAVLDYLRDKYRLNDPLPVQYGAWISQVLQGDLGKSMRTDVPVLSLIAQKLPVTLQLSVMAMFFAVIIGIPMGIIAAVRKGTALEMGANVAALSGMSIPNFWLGIILIMLVSVQWQLLPASGYVPPSEDLWLSLKTLLMPSLVLSTAIAAYLMRHTRSAMLEALSADYVRTARAKGASPRAVVLRHALRNALMPIVTLVTLLFGELLAGAVLTEQVFTIPGFGKLIVDAVFNRDYAVVQGVVLCVAVGFIVMNLLADILYILVNPRLRHA
- a CDS encoding ABC transporter substrate-binding protein, coding for MMKHKRAGAILGAVLLAGACGAAVAQELRIGLQEDVDVLDPHRARTYVSRLVFTSLCDKLIDLDAKLQFVPQLARSWSWSEDNKVLTFKLRDGVVFHDGAKFDAAAAKANLDRALTLQDSMRKSELASVEKVDAPDASTLVLTLKAPDATLLANLSDRAGMMLSPATFADQGSVARTPVCSGPYKFVQRVQNDRIVLEKFDQYYDAKDFHFSRLVYLPVPDTTVRLSNLRAGGLQLIERLNPSDVAQVKGDASLKLESVDGLGFQEIIFNIGNGPRAENSPFKDARVRKAFELSIDRNAINEVIGGGLFTPASQPFPPASPYHSDKFPVPARDVARAKALLKEAGVTTVKGELAYGNNTTTAAIAEMVQAMASEAGIQLNLRPTDYAALLSGNLQGNFEASIRGWSGRVDPDGNVHQFLSSKGSQNDGRYSNPEVDRLLNEARRVPDQAKRKALYDQAETILQQDKPNFYVYYQPWPFAMTKNLVGFKPYADGMIRLRGVTLVK
- the ggt gene encoding gamma-glutamyltransferase; its protein translation is MKSFDWANPYPSYRIPLFARNVVSTSHPLAAQAGLRMLLKGGNAVDAAIAAAAAIVLVEPVSCGLGGDCFAIVWDGKRLHGLNSSGVAPAAWNVEYFKRKYGTGADGLANRPKRGWDAATVPGVVAGWAALHEKLGKLPFEQLFEPAIEIAERGYAVPPVVAHKWAAAAEELSGQPGYAQAFMPNGRAPAVGEHFRFKDAAFALRRIAESRGRDFYEGELAERIAAFSKEHGGAMTLEDLRNYRPDWVDPISKSYRGYELHEIPPNGQGIAALIALGICERFDLASMPVDSVQSQHVQIEAMKLAFADLYRYVADPRSMEVTPEQMLDDAYLDSRARLIKLDQATHFQAGRPHAGGTIYLTAADENGMMISFIQSNYMGFGSGIVVPGTGISMQNRGVGFSMDPKSANVVEGGKRPFHTIIPGFLTQGGRPVMSFGVMGGDMQPQGHLQTVVRMIDYHQQPQAACDAPRWKVNRDFTLDVESNMNAQTVAGLKDLGHALKSVDDPYMDFGAGQFIWRMSANDNETGYVAASDTRRDGQAVGF
- a CDS encoding LysR family transcriptional regulator; translated protein: MSTIRFMRTFLAVAHHGSFSEAAEQVALTQAAVSFQMRSLETELGRELFDRSGRLALLNAAGRELLPEIKHLLDLYDRLRRPRGAADELAGSVSVGAIVSCMGTLSKVVSGMKRDHPGLDVRLFSGKASELAGKVEAGDLDAAFVVEAGRKMASTRWTTLYEEPLVVVAPASTRGDDPRTVLTSHPFLRFDRTQRTGLQIDRVLRRLGVSVHDFLELNAIETLVELVRQEVGVALLPLLNGANWQHSADLRVLALPGDLGPIARAVGMLERREHARQAVTAEICALAGAAFRKRGGSAD